The following are from one region of the Acanthopagrus latus isolate v.2019 chromosome 2, fAcaLat1.1, whole genome shotgun sequence genome:
- the jam3a gene encoding junctional adhesion molecule 3B, with protein sequence MAIVRLVACFVLYASLGHIPSSLGVILRTTDKIVWANEFEPIELTCLIESISTNNPRIEWKKIKNGVPSYVYFQNRISGDLEHRAQLREPANILIFNTTRSDTAEYRCEVAAIDDQRDFDEILISLAVRVKPVVPRCSVPEAVTVGTSTELRCLENEGFPAPQYRWFHNNEELPQDPKISPKLVNSSYSINPDTGGLKFRRVRKEDAGEYYCQAKNDAGHAQCPPQMMEVYDVDILGIFLKSFGAVIVFFCLAASICHSLRRGCFSKKGHNENNYNWPAQTDGVEYGDADEGHFRHKSSFII encoded by the exons ATGGCGATTGTGCGACTCGtggcttgttttgttctttacGCCAGCTTAG gtcacATCCCATCATCTCTTGGGGTAATCCTCCGAACCACAGACAAGATTGTGTGGGCAAATGAGTTTGAGC CCATTGAGCTGACCTGTTTAATAGAGTCCATCTCGACAAACAACCCAAGGATTGAGTGGAAAAAGATTAAGAATGGTGTTCCCAGCTATGTGTACTTTCAAAATAGGATATCAG gGGACTTGGAGCACAGAGCTCAGCTCAGAGAGCCGGCCAACATCCTGATCTTCAACACCACCCGATCAGACACTGCAGAGTACCGCTGCGAGGTGGCCGCCATCGATGATCAAAGGGACTTTGATGAAATACTTATTAGTCTTGCAGTAAGAG TGAAGCCTGTGGTGCCACGGTGCAGCGTGCCAGAGGCCGTCACAGTTGGAACATCAACAGAACTGCGATGTCTGGAGAACGAGGGATTCCCTGCTCCCCAGTACCGCTGGTTCCACAACAATGAGGAGCTTCCTCAGGACCCTAAAATCAGCCCGAAGCTGGTCAACTCATCTTACAGCATCAACCCCGACACCGGAGGACTG AAATTTCGAAGAGTGAGGAAGGAGGACGCAGGGGAGTACTACTGCCAGGCAAAGAACGATGCAGGGCACGCACAGTGTCCCCCACAAATGATGGAAGTCT ATGACGTGGACATCCTTGGGATTTTCCTCAAGTCGTTTGGCGCAGtgattgttttcttctgtttggcTGCTTCCATTTGTCATTCCCTGAGACGTGGCTGCTTCTCCAAAAAAGGtcacaatgaaaataa ttacAACTGGCCAGCACAGACTGATGGTGTTGAATATGGTGATGCAGATGAG GGTCATTTTCGCCACAAGTCTTCATTCATCATTTGA
- the LOC119032799 gene encoding vacuolar protein sorting-associated protein 26B-like produces MSFFSFGQSAEIDVVLNDAETRKKAEHKTEDGKKDKYFLFYDGETVSGKVNVTLKNPGKRLEHQGIKIEFVGQIELYYDRGNHHEFVSLVKDLARPGEITQSQTFDFEFTHVEKPYESYTGQNVKLRYFLRATVIRRLNDISKEMDIVVHTLSTYPELNSSIKMEVGIEDCLHIEFEYNKSKYHLKDVIVGKIYFLLVRIKIKHMEIDIIKRETTGTGPSVYHENDTIAKYEIMDGAPVRGESIPIRLFLAGYDLTPTMRDINKKFSVRYYLNLVLIDEEERRYFKQQEITLWRKGDVVRKSMSHQAAIASQRFEGSAASESALEQAAKEESG; encoded by the exons ATGAGTTTCTTCAGCTTTGGACAAAGTGCAGAAATCGACGTGGTCCTGAATGACGCTGAGACGAGGAAGAAGGCTGAGCACAAGACTGAGGATGGGaagaaagataaatattttcttttttacgaTGGCGAGACTGTCAGTGGGAAGGTGAACGTGACACTGAAGAACCCAGGGAAGAGGCTGGAGCACCAGGGCATCAAAATTGAGTTTGTTGGCCAAATAG agCTCTATTACGACAGAGGAAACCACCATGAGTTTGTATCCCTGGTGAAAGATCTCGCAAGGCCGGGTGAAATAACTCAGTCGCAGACCTTCGACTTTGAGTTCACTCATGTTGAAAAACCGTATGAGTCGTACACAGGCCAGAATGTCAAGCTAAG ATATTTTCTTCGTGCCACGGTGATCAGAAGactaaatgacatcagtaaAGAGATGGACATCGTTGTCCACACGTTGAGCACTTACCCTGAACTCAACTCCTCCATTAAAATGGAAGTTGGTATTGAGGATTGTCTCCACATTGAGTTTGagtacaacaaatccaa GTACCATCTGAAAGATGTGATTGTGGGGAAAATCTATTTCCTGCTGGTGAGGATTAAGATTAAGCACATGGAGATCGACATCATCAAGCGTGAGACAACGGGCACCGGCCCGAGTGTGTATCATGAAAATGACACTATCGCCAAGTATGAGATCATGGACGGAGCTCCAGTCAGGG GCGAGTCCATTCCCATCCGGTTATTTCTGGCTGGTTATGATCTGACTCCCACCATGCGAGACATCAACAAGAAGTTCTCTGTGCGCTACTACCTGAACCTGGTGCTGATCGACGAGGAGGAGAGACGCTACTTCAAACAACAG GAAATCACACTGTGGAGGAAAGGCGACGTGGTGAGGAAGAGCATGTCCCATCAGGCCGCCATCGCCTCTCAGAGGTTCGAGGGCTCGGCGGCTTCAGAGAGCGCGCTGGAGCAGGCTGCGAAGGAGGAGAGCGGGTAG